A single region of the Dehalococcoides mccartyi genome encodes:
- a CDS encoding MerR family transcriptional regulator, whose amino-acid sequence MENTNQPRYVISVAAEILGMQTYTLRYYERVGIIKPFRSQGRIRLYSEQDIERLKLAKTLLDELGINMAGVEVILNMRNRIQELMSENEALREEIQLLREGE is encoded by the coding sequence ATGGAAAATACTAATCAACCGCGTTATGTAATCTCGGTAGCCGCTGAAATACTGGGCATGCAAACCTACACCCTGCGCTATTACGAACGGGTAGGTATTATCAAGCCATTCCGTTCGCAGGGCAGAATAAGATTATACTCGGAACAGGATATTGAACGGTTAAAACTGGCCAAGACCCTGCTGGATGAGCTGGGTATAAATATGGCCGGGGTTGAAGTTATTTTAAATATGCGTAATCGTATTCAGGAGCTTATGTCAGAAAACGAAGCCCTAAGGGAAGAAATACAGCTACTCAGAGAGGGGGAGTAA